Within the Desulfovibrio oxyclinae DSM 11498 genome, the region CTTTATCCAGTGCGTAGGTTCCAGAGACAAGAGCGTCGGACGTCCGTACTGCTCGGGGTTCTGCTGCATGTACACGGCAAAACAGGCGATCCTTACCAAGGACCACCTCCCGGAATCGCAATCCTACGTCTTCTACATGGATATCCGGGCTCCGGGTAAGCAGTACGACGAGTTCACCCGTCGCGCCATGGAGGAATACGAGACCAAGTACGTCCGCGGTCGCGTCTCCATGATCTACCCCAAGGGCGACCGCTATGTGGTCCGCGGTGCGGACACCCTCATGGGCAGCGCCGTCGAGATCGAAGCGGACCTTGTGGTCCTTGCAGTGGGTGCGGAAGCAGCCCAGGGGGCTCCCCAGCTGGCCGAGAAGCTCCGCATCTCCTACGACTCCTTCGGCTTCTACATGGAAAGCCATCCCAAGCTTCGTCCCGTGGAAACCAACACTGCCGGCGTCTATCTGGCCGGAGCGTGTCAGGGACCCAAGGACATTCCGTCCTCGGTGGGACAGGGCAGTGCCGCGGCGGCAAAGGTGCTGTCGCTCTTCTCCAAGGATCAGCTGGAAAGCGACCCCCAGATATCGGAAGTGGACATCAAGCGGTGCATCGGATGCGGCAAGTGCATCGAGACCTGCCCCTTCGGCGCCATCGAGGAAATCGATTTCCGCGGGCAGCCCAAGGCGAATGTCATCGAAACCATTTGCCAGGGGTGCGGCATCTGCACCTCCACCTGCCCGCAGGGCGCCATCCAGTTGCAGCATTTCACCGACAATCAGATCCTCGCGGAGGTCAACGCCTTATGTCAGCAGTCGATGCAGCAGAATTACGAATAGTCGGCTTTCTCTGTAACTGGTGCTCCTACGGCGGCGCGGACACGGCCGGTGTCGGACGTTTCCAGCAGCCCACGGACCTGCGCATCATCAGGGTTCCCTGTTCCGGGCGCATTGATCCGCTTTTCGTGGTCAAGAGTCTGATCAACGGCGCCGACGGCGTGCTGGTCTCCGGTTGCCATCCGCGTGACTGTCACTACAGCGAAGGCAACTTCTACGCCCGCCGGCGGTTGGAGGTTCTGAAACGATTCCTGCCCATCCTCGGCATCGACGAGCGTCGTTTCGAATACACCTGGGTCTCGGCCTCGGAAGGGCAGAAATGGAAGACCGTGGTGTCGAAATTCACGGAACGCATCCACGAGCTCGGCCCCGCCCCCAAGATCAACGAAAGCATGGTGGCTCAGGCCAAGGCTCTGGCCGCAAGGGCCGTGTAACCGGTTCGTTACGGAGTGAATCAATGCAGCATTTGGAAGAATTGAAACAGCAGATCAAGGACAAGCTGCCGGAGCTGGATGTGGTTGTCGGCTGGGAGCAGGGCTTTGACCCACTGCGGGCCACGCCGCTGTTCATGCGCAAGCCGGAAGACGTGGGCCGGCTGATCTGGAACCCGTTGTGTGTGCACAACCTTGCGACCTATCTGACCGGCCTCAAAGGCAAAAAGGTCGGTGTGGTGGTCAAGGGATGTGACAGCCGTTCCGTTATCCAGTTGCTTCAGGAGAAACTCATCAGCCGCGATGACGTCACCGTGTTCGGCCTGCCGTGCACCGGCGTGGTTTCCATCAGGAAGATAAATCGGCAGCTCGGTTCTCTCGACTACGTGGAGGATGTCGAACTGTCCGAAGATTCCATCACCGTGACCAGCAACGGGCAGAAACACGCCTTCGGACTGGCGGACGTGGCGGCCGACAAGTGCGGGCGCTGCCAGTATCATAGCGCGCTGCTTTCGGATGCTTTCGTCGGTGAGCCGCTGACCGAGCAGGCCGAAGATGATTACGCCGATGTGAAGGCGTTCGAGGAGCAGTCCGAAGAGGACAAGATGAACCACTGGCTTGATGTCATGGATCGCTGTGTGCGCTGTTACGCCTGTCGCAACGCCTGCCCCATGTGCGTCTGTCGGGATCACTGTGTGGCTCAGAGTCGCGACCCCCACTGGATGACGCAGGAAGATTCCGTGCAGAACAAGTGGCTGTTCCAGATGATCCACACCATGCACCTCGCCGGACGCTGTACGGAGTGCGGCGAATGCGAGCGCTCCTGCCCTGTTTCCATCCCGCTGCTGCTTCTGCGTCGCAAGATGAACAAGGAAATCAACGAACTCTTCGACTACAAGGCCGGAACCCTCATCGACGGAAAGCCGCCGCTGATGTCCTTCAAGGTTGAAGAAGAGAATATCAATGAGAGAGGCTGGTAATGGCAGACAAATTCGTCGCTACAAACGAACTCGGTTCCTGGCTGGCAGCGTTGTCGGATCAGTACCGCACCCTCGTGCCGAGGCGCGAAGGCGATGCCGTCGTCTTCCAGCCCTTCGAAGAGTCCCGGCCCGTGGAGCTTGATGCCCGTCCGACCAAATCTCCCAAGGAAGCCGTCTTTCCTCAGTGTGAGGCGCTGCTCACCTTTGCTTACAACAAAAATCCCGAAACCCCAGGACGCGTGGAAGTCGCGGTGACCGAGAAGATGGGGGGCGCACCCACGGTCGTGGTTGGCGGACGTCCCTGCGACGCCTCCGGCTTTTTCACCTTTGACCGGGTGTACGACTCCGAACGGGTCAAGGATCTCAACTACCTTCATCGCCGCGAACAGACGCTGTTTGTGAGTCTGGTCTGCGAAAAGCCCGCAACAACGTGCTTTTGCAACTGGGTCGGCGGCGGGCCTGCATCCGCCAACGGTTCGGATGCCCTTATGATCCCTGTTGACGGCGGCTACGTGCTTGAATCCCTGACCGACAGTGGCGGCAAGCTGCTGAAAGGGCTCTCCGATGCTTCCGATGCCCGGACGAAACAGGCGCAATC harbors:
- a CDS encoding 4Fe-4S dicluster domain-containing protein, translating into MADKFVATNELGSWLAALSDQYRTLVPRREGDAVVFQPFEESRPVELDARPTKSPKEAVFPQCEALLTFAYNKNPETPGRVEVAVTEKMGGAPTVVVGGRPCDASGFFTFDRVYDSERVKDLNYLHRREQTLFVSLVCEKPATTCFCNWVGGGPASANGSDALMIPVDGGYVLESLTDSGGKLLKGLSDASDARTKQAQSVKSAAEEAMDKAPDLSAAQEQLLAHFDDAEFWEDQSGKCISCGTCTYLCPTCYCFNITDEQFGHEGVRLRTWDNCMSSLFTMEASGHNPRPTKAHRLKNRVGHKFSYYPSLHGGNIACCGCGRCIKSCPASVDIRAIVLNAIATPVSQPEG
- a CDS encoding 4Fe-4S dicluster domain-containing protein; the protein is MQHLEELKQQIKDKLPELDVVVGWEQGFDPLRATPLFMRKPEDVGRLIWNPLCVHNLATYLTGLKGKKVGVVVKGCDSRSVIQLLQEKLISRDDVTVFGLPCTGVVSIRKINRQLGSLDYVEDVELSEDSITVTSNGQKHAFGLADVAADKCGRCQYHSALLSDAFVGEPLTEQAEDDYADVKAFEEQSEEDKMNHWLDVMDRCVRCYACRNACPMCVCRDHCVAQSRDPHWMTQEDSVQNKWLFQMIHTMHLAGRCTECGECERSCPVSIPLLLLRRKMNKEINELFDYKAGTLIDGKPPLMSFKVEEENINERGW
- a CDS encoding hydrogenase iron-sulfur subunit, which encodes MSAVDAAELRIVGFLCNWCSYGGADTAGVGRFQQPTDLRIIRVPCSGRIDPLFVVKSLINGADGVLVSGCHPRDCHYSEGNFYARRRLEVLKRFLPILGIDERRFEYTWVSASEGQKWKTVVSKFTERIHELGPAPKINESMVAQAKALAARAV